In the genome of Cynocephalus volans isolate mCynVol1 chromosome 10, mCynVol1.pri, whole genome shotgun sequence, the window GTGTTGTGTtgagtctgcaggccagcagaacacgagagcagtggagtcatggcagcctccacccaaaTTTCAGAAGACATACGGAAAAGCCgagggactcaggcagagacctgctgcagggatgGAGCCACTGAAGAGGTCATCTgcggagcaatgtggagcagtgGAGTGGGGTTGGAggccccacagagagcccccactggggaaatgtttaggggagccaggatggtgggactgcgaCCAGGAGCCCAGAGCTGTGGGGCTGATGGCAACGTGCAGTGCTGgcttggaaaagccacaggcaccagggcagctcaatgggctgcacctggcagagctgtaggagcgaggctgcccaatgctttagggATCCAGATGTCctagtgtgcttaatgtttgccctgtttgggttttggatttgtttggggcctgtttttcctctttcctggtctattcctcccttttgcaatgggaatgtgtacccaatgtctgtcccacagtatcttggaagtagatattttttgactttttacaggttcacagctgaaaggagttttgcctttagtctcaagtgagactttggacttttgagttgatgctgcaacaagctaaagactttgggactgttgggatgaaATATGTAATACGTGAATGCAAGGGTCAGTTATCCTTGCTGAGGGAACATcacggaagattctgaacatgtagattgtatggcaagggaccctgaaggggtggattgtggggaaagtgaaggagaatggtcagggcccctcagctgttcagaatcttgctgagcatgtaagtatgcacatgtgcccaggtgatCCTtcgttattgtctaatgtaattgcatatgtgcacccaggtgttctttggttgtctgactccacccaggtgtcctgggttattggacttaagtataaaggactaggGGCTCTAATCCACAGTGCCCCCGACCCTTGGGATGCCCCCCCAGGGGGGAGGCTgcggggaggctgctactgctgctggaggctgttgctaggAGGGCCCCTGGGACACCCTGGGAGGCCacggccactgctgctgctgcaaaaGCTGAGGATTGAGCTCTCATTGGAATGAACCTGTAaactctgccaacagctcctgggatctttcccagttacctagcttgggacctgcatgtgaagggtctggtgacccagtttgtacaacaggtttgaaaggtctgagccctagcccgcATGGCATATGTATGGGAGGGGGGTACTGGATAGGTAGGGGAAGGTCATTGGAGACAGGGATGCATATCTTCCTTGAGGGTCTTTTGGTTGCAAACAGCAGAAGGTCCATAAGCTGTAAATCAGGCTGTTTTAAGTCacaaaatgcatttctttatGGAATCAGATGCTTCATGAGCCCAAGGGCAGGCAAGGCAGCTGGCTCCGGAGATGAGTGCAAGGAGCTGGATCCCCTTCTCAGAGAAGGGGTTGTCTTGGGCTTAGCAGTGGCTTATCTCAGTGTCATGGGAAGGGCACACACTTTGGACTTACACAGaccaggatttgaatcccagctctacacTTACTAGCTGCGTGATCTTGGACCATTCACAACCTGTCACTAAGCCTCAGCTTTTCTCATATGAAAAATAGATGTAATTCTGCCTACATCATAGAGTTGTGGTGAGGGTTAAGTAAAGTGTGAAGTGTCTCAcagtgctggcacatagtagttgtAATCCTGCtttgcacccccacccccaccctgcagtGGGTAAAGTTGACTGTGATGGGATGCTATATTCCTTGGTTTTCCAGTCTCAGAAGCACTTAATTTGAGATTAACAAATGGGAGCTAGCTAATGGAGAGGAAGAAATGTCACTGGGAGGTGGGGCCCTGAGATCCTGAGCTCTCATCCCCTCTACTCCCTTTAGGAAGCTGAAAAGGAAACTACTCCTTTCATTCCAATCAATTCACACAATGAAAGAAGACCTGAATCTGGTGACAAACTCTGGAGATAGCAAAGGTGGAAACCCTGAAAACTGAGTGGCAGTATAAATTTTGGAGCCAGATCTATCAGGGCCATCTCAGCCATGAACGCAAGATTAGAATCTTGGGAAGCAGGGACTGCAGGAGAGCCAGTCTTGGCCCCCTACCACTGCAGATCAAGGTATGCCAGCCCCGACTCCACGCTCTTTGGCTCTTTCTTCAGACTTCCTTGTGCAGCCTTGGCTGCTTCTTGGCCTTCTTGCCCCAAGAAAGGACGTGTGGCATTGCTAAGTCCCTTCCCCATTACTCTCTAGtcatgttctcttttcttttttttgtggctggccagtaagggaaccccaacccttgaccttggtgttatcagcactgcactctaaccaagtgagctaaccagccagccctcttttcattttcttttttgcgactggctggtacagggatctgaacacatgaccttagtgttataaggttgtgctctaaccaactgagctaattggcttGCCACCATAGCACTTCCAACGGTTTATAATTACAccggtgttttttttgtttgctcattGTCTGCCTCCCTTTCTAggaggcaggagggcaggagcCACAGTGCCTGTAACAAAGCAGGTCCTtgacaaacatttgttgaatgaatagtgGAAACAGCATGAGTTTTGGTgtcagacttgggttcaaatttcAGCTCCGCCACTGTTTTTAGCTGTGAGACAGGCTCACCTACTTTCCCTCTCAGAGCCTTAGTTCTCTCATATGCAAAATTGAGATAAAAATGTCTACCTCACAGGTTTGAGAGATCAGGCAAGATAACCCTAGGTAAAGCACCTGAGGATTCATCACTGTGAGCACCAAAGGGAAGTGACCATTTCCCCCAAGTGAGTCCTTGGCTATCGAATAAAGCAGCTCATCGCCCCTGCAACAAGGAGAAGATGAGTAAGCAAGACCTGCTGGGAGCAGGATGGGATGGCCCTAAATGCAACAGTGGGGTGGGAGTGGATTCAGCCAGGCTCTGTGTCAGCCTGGAGTGGGTGGCTGGTGAActctgaggtggggggagggttCAGGAAAGAGGGAAGGTTCAGGACTGGGAGGCAGAACTTAGGTTCCATGCTCTGACCTGGGGACCAGGAACCAGCTGACCTAGGATTTGCTTCACCATGACaccatttttattgtattgtattacATCGTATTGTATTACAAGGGATTGGAAAGAGGGAATTtacagatctctctctctctctctctctctctttctctttcttcagtgCTGGTTTAGGTATTTGTTTCTGGGGCAAAACAAAGTCCTTTCTAGAAGCTGAGTGAACTGCTGGACTTCCCGTTCATCATTTCAGAATGGTCAaggatactatttttaaaaagaggacagCACTGGCAATTATATAGTTGTTAGGACTGAGAATACAGTAGGATACACCTAGAGGTGCGAGCTGTGGTAAGGACAGGAGGAAAATCTACATGTCGGAGAAGCAGTCTGGATTGAATGTTGGCCTAAGGTTTCCAGGCTGCTCCCAGGACAATGTTGACTTGCTTTGTGTTGGACAGTCTGCTGGATCCTGGGCTCACAGATCTCACTGAAGGCTTACCGGCCTAGGAAGCACCAATTGGATTACCTGGTGAGTTCTTACACGACAGCACTGGCTGTGAAAAGAGTACTGGACTGAGTCAGTCAGTCTTAGGGTGTAGTACCACTCACTAGCTCTATAGCCTCCCAAGTTATGGTTTTCCTGACTTTAAAATGAAGGGGTTTGCTGTACATTGGATGCCTCctcaacctcattgaggcttaatccccactgtaactgttgagagtgggaaatcctattatggtaattgaaagatggggccttgaagaagtgattagattgtaggaccttgcttTAGTGGatttattaaaaatggtggtcatgggtgtggtttggagggctttaaaaggagagtgaatgaggttagtctctctctctccttccaccatctagcaatgtgagacccctgggtcactgtcgccaccaccagacgtgttccttggattttggacctcccagcctcagaaactgtaagcaataaattttgttttctttgtaaaatacccagttctgagtattttgttataagcaacagaaacggactaatacaatgttaTACTAGAAGGTCcctgtgattataaaaatagcttcctctggaattttttttccccctggatcCCAGCAGGGTTGTACTGCCTAAGAGGCCTCGGGAAAGGATAGAGAGAGGTCTGACCCAAATTTGCTGGGTGACATGTTGCACCCTCTCTGGGTCTTGGTTTCTTCTTCAATCATCTAGGCATAATCCTATGGCCCTCTATCTCCAAGAATGTGAGAAGGGGTCTGCAAATACAGTGTTTTCCCATTTACACACAATGATGAGGATGCAGGCTCCCTGGAATGAGCAGTGAGGGCTCAGAGTCCAGGAATGAAAACTTCCATCAGTGGAAGAGAATGTCTACAGGGGGCTGGAGGTGACCTGGACTCTCTGAAATTATTCTTCCTCTCTGCAGAGAAGTATGGTGGTTCATCCTGTTTAGGTAAGGATGATACACCAGGTATGTTCAGAGTAGCTGCACTCACCCACCCTTTCGCCCACCTGGCTCAACACTGCCGCTCAGGGGGAATCAGATGCATGAgtatggggtggggggcagtgacCAGCAGGTTTCAACTTTAGTCTGGAGGTTGCATTTGTCTCCTTTAAACACAGTGGTTCCATGGGTTGTACATTGAAATCACCTGGGGGAACTTTAAAACTAGTGACATCTGAGTCCTGCCTCCAGATATTCTgacttaattggtctggggtATGGCCTGGGCATCAGGATTTGTAATGACTACCGAGGTGATTCTTATGCACAGTCAAGGTTGACAACCACTGCTTTAAACTCCTCTAAATCCTATTACTACTAGTGTGGCCTGAGGACTACACTTTGAATGATAAGGACTAAATaaccaagttttgtttttttcctggaggTGGAGAAGAATTTGAGGTTGGGACTAGACTGGGGTGAGCTGAGAAGATGGAAGTGGAGTCAGCAGGAGGCAATGATGGTGTGTGTCTGGGAAGAAGGATGCTCCATTTTAACAGGAAAAgattggaagaaaggaagacacAGAGAGGACGTCTCCAGATGAAATATAGACAAGTAATAGGGTTTCCAGGGGCCTTAGGAATGAAGCCTGTTGGGCTGGTGGGCCAGATTCTTAAGTGCTGCCTCTACAGGAAAGTCCTTGAGTTTGGAGGACTCCAGAAACATGAAGGCGAGAAGGTGCAGGATGTAGTGAGAGTCCTCCATGATCTGACTTAGGAGAAAAAGATGTGCTAATCTTCCTCATTAAGTGTCTTCATCAAGGATGGGCAACTGTAGGATCTAGAGCAGAGTAAGGGACCCCGAGAAAgaactgggggagggagagagagagagagatgtcagTGGGGAGGGCAGCTGGCATAATGAGGATGATCTGCTACAGTGGAACTGGAGCTCATCTCCTCTAGCTCCTGGACCCAGGTGTCCAAGGTCCTGATCTCTAGTAAGCTGCAGACGGAGGACCCAGCAGGTCCTCTCCTAAGCAGCCTTGTTAATGCTGCTGGGATCTTGGCAGACATGCACAGAAGCCATTCTGGACCTCCTGGATGCCCTGATAAGTGAGGAAGGATCTGGTTCTATGCTGGGGTAGAGGAAATGCTGAGCAGAGAGGACTTTGGGAAATCAAATCTTGGGAGAAGTGGGGTGCACACTGCTCTTTATACTTTGTGTACACTTACATTTCAGGGACTAGCCACCTTCCCCAGGCCAGGCATTGATGAGCTGCCTCTTGTTCTTCCTTGGTATAGTCTATGATCTCCTGCAGGCAAAGAGGGAAGCAGGAGTCCATTTGAAATAACTCCCAACTAGCACTCCCAGAGGCTCTCTGAAACCTCCTTCTGATGCGTGTTCTGGGCCTGATCAGCCACTAACGCCCTGTCCCACCATGTGTCTCTCCTTTCTGTCAgtcaccctcttttttttttgcccctaGATCTGTCTGAGGAGCAGCAGcttgtggctgaggccctggaGAAGGGGACCCTGCCCCTGTTGAAGGACTAGGTGAGACAGCCTGGGCTGAAGGCCAGGGTCATGGTGGAAGTGAATGCCTATGTTCTCAAGGGACCCAGAAGTCCCAGCGTACAGTCCCTTCTTATTCCATAAGTCTCTGCCAGCGACATTCCCAGCTACATGTGGCTGGTTTGTGGTAATTCCCTAGACACACAATTGCCAGGAGAATTTGGGATGGGATCTTTAGGCTCTGTTGCTTGTCTATGGGCAAGAGAGGGGTGGAAAATGGTTAGTCCCAGGATGGTAGCTGGTACCATCTTGAGTGCCAACACTAATTGATTAGCAGTGCCTGCCACTATGTTGACAGAGTATGAGGCTCTCCAGGCTCTGCAGGAAAGGGTGCCATGATAGATTACTACATCTGCCCATTGGCTCAGGATTAAGCAGTGTGGCCAAGTTTTTGCCAATTCTGGTATATGTTTCCAGCTTTTACATTCTGGTGATATTCCTTCCAGGTAGAGTCTATCCTTGAGCAGAATTGGGGTACGTAAGCCAGCAATCCCTATGACATGGACTGTGACCCTGAGGCATGAATGCTCTATGCCTTCTATGTTGCTGTCACCATCTTGCTGCAGCTAGGTGAGGAGCCTACTCCTGTCTCTTCCTAACTACAAAAGCACTTTAACTGTTCTCACAAGCCTCTGGAGTCTCCCCTCCCCAGTCCATCTTCACTGCCAACACCACCACAGTCACCTGTCACTAAGAGGACCTCTTTAAAACAAGTGGCTGATCATCCTTTGATAGGTCCTATTCACTACATGTTAATGTCCAAAATCAGCATGGATTTTATGCATGACTTCTCATTAAAAGTGGCAGATTCCAGAGGTTCcagtcaaaatggcagaatagactgtccccaggtcactctttcccacaaatcaatttacagctattaaaaagcaacgacagtcaagctggggtcactagagctcaagggaagaggaggagagatctacggagggcatgaaggtgggagaagccacaataagaaaaagaaaaaactgctccgacAATTTCGAGCCACAGtggctttaaggctggagctgctgaatgcTTGGagaaggagctggcaaaagctgtagctgtgccctctggatggagttgcttggaggcagtaggggagaagaagggcttggtggcccccaggccagcagttccaccaacagggttcccgtggGCTCACATAGGatcaaggagccacaacaactgaaaaaaaggaaccactcagaggctggtgagtcatcgcaagggaccagagcacagcccatcccatgggaagtgtttggaacacggGCAGtgagggagacgggcccaccaagggaacactggggcacagcatggacagctgatctgccccccagtcagcataagaccactcagagaagactggtcaggaatataaaattgcaatgggtgcagtttgatgaaaagactcaggcccagaccaatgtttctatacaacccaggtgcaccaaatttcaccagatccagaagtacctataaagtcaaccattaaaacctgagctgcacaaaaagccttccctagggaatcagcagcaaagcagcaatttagcccaaccacagagctcaagtactggtccccacaggaagttccctcattttagaagtgaggaaaggacaacaaattagttccagtgcagagttgaaatggtgggaacagcaaataatccaacacagaactgaaagaaaaaacaaagtacccacaaccaagGACAAAGTTTGATGTTAACTAGTAAAGAATGCCTATGacagaaggaccggaagtcccctgggctaccaagccaggaagggtggagggctgggggcctaCCAATGCCCTCAACACCAgcaaccagtcccgagggtgggggcctcgggcctcagccacaccccctgacaagTGCAACCATCCCAgggacaaccaccaagctgctgcaggaaaagCCCTGGACTCTCCCAAGCCACGGCAGAGGGGGGCCGAAGGCCTTGCCCACACCCCCCCCACaagagcaaccagcccagtgtgaccaccaagccactgtaGGAGGCTCCCTGGGCTCTCCGGAGCAGGGCTGCTGGGGGCCAAGGGTCTTAACCACGCCCCCCCAATGCTCAACCAGCCCAATAATGACGaacaagccacagcaagaagagcCCCCGGTTCCTGAgctgtggtggtgggggggcaagggctattgccacacccccttgacatctgcaccccaCCCGGCAATAaccagcaataaccaagccaccaccggaagcccacctgtctcccctgtgggaatgtggggggtgccacaggcttcaatcccgcccatccttcctcctccttccatcccatttccttcccctttcctctctcctccctcctaactgctctacaacatcatagaatgtaaaaaaatatatattaataaaatttttaaaaacacatgtgaACACAACTAAACATTTACAAAGGTCTACTATACATGTATGAATACCAaatcatatatttatgatttttaaggtCTCAAATAGTTGTTCATTTCTTTGCACGTTCTCTTAAAGTCaattacattgaaaaaaaaaatactgtaaaaaaaaagcagattgatcatattaatttcttcttcctaTCTCACTAAATGACAGTAAAGCAATAGAAAAGCATGagaataaaaagaatgtagcagcaGATATGAGATTTTAACACATCTTTGGAGGCTAGAAAGCAATTACAGAAGTGGAAGCTGGGAGGTATGGGACTGAGGCGTGAAGAGGGGTATGGAGGAGACTGCTACTTTTGTATAAgccttttagtttatttttaaagaaaatgtaattaaaagttaaatgtaTACTTGTTATAAAGCATTTcaaacatttctcaaatataaaatagaagGTATAGATACACTGTGACCTCCTGTTTGCTTTCCAGAGACCCAGAGACGTAAGTGAAGTATCAGAATACTAAAGTAATTTTCCCCCAGATGAGGGGGAATTGATATTTGCCAGTCCAGGTAAACTGGGTTTGGTTTGCCCATCCTTGTGGATAGATGGTTCCAGAAGCCAAGGCCAAGGGCCTGTCCAAGGTGGGAAGTCCAGTAAAAGGAGACCTTCCTCATATTAGGCTGTAATTTCAAAGGGCTATGTTGTAATGATTAAGTGAATCAGCAGTAAACCCATAGCTTTTACCCCACCCCCAGGGGATTGCAGGAAAGCCTCTCTTGGTACAGACTAAAGAACAGGTtagtaaaaggaaaggaaaaaaagaatgtttctgaaaaattttGGCCATACACCAGTCTTTTCACAGAACTTAGCCTGCATTTTTATCATCTGAGTGTTTCAGGGAATCTCAAATTGTGAACTTGGTTTGTGGGGGTCTTGGATTGATTGTACCCCCAGATACCTGCCAGAATCAAACACAAAACATCTCTGAAGGAAGTCATCTTCATTCCCACTgctatgggttgaactgtgtcccccaaaggttcaagtattaatccccactgtaagtTGAGGGTGTTGgaggtgggaaatcttattatggtaatttaaatgTGCAGCCTTTAacaagtgattagattgtgaggaccatgctccAGTGAATcaactgatccattcatggagtaataagttgatgggtGGTAATGGATGTGGTCCTaacggctttataaggagagcaggtgagcaggttagctctcttgctcaaggcatttgccatgtgataccctttgttgctgtgaagagtcaccactcaccaacaaggccctcaccaggtgtattccttggactttggacttcccggtctccaaaactgtaaagaataagttttttttatggtgatatctgaacccttgaccttgtgttataacaccatgttctaaccaactgagctaactggccagccccccaaagttacttctttataaattatccagtttcaggtatattgttataagcaacagtgaTGGACTAATATacccacaaataattttttaagaataatGAGTAATTCCcactaaaaaaatcaaaagcagcaaGGAAAAAATGCCATGAGCAAGAATGAGCAGAAACAATAAGCAGTAGAaagagacatatgaaaacatcaaatattggaattattagagtagattataaaaatgtgtttattgtgttttaaagaaattttaaaatgagcttgAAAATATGAATTGCAagcagaaaactataaaaagtgacctataagatttgaaaaagaaataatttttcagaaattacATAGCTGAGGAGAGAGTgaaatagaaatcagaaaaaatagctcaagggccagcccgtgactcacttgggagattgtggtgctgataacaccaaggccacgggttcggatccctatatagggatggtcggttagctcacttggaagagttgtggtgctgacaacatgaagtcgagggttaagatccccttatcggtcatcttttgaaacaaaacaaaacaaaactcaaaatgtAGTAGGGAGAGACAAAAAGACAGTAGCTATGGAATGAATTCAAGAGAGATGCAGCATAATGTGACAAggtctaaaatattttcaatcagtGTTTCGAAAGAAAGGAGTGATATTAAGGTAgaggcaatatttgaagaaagaatgGTTGAGAATTTTTCAGAGCTAATTAAAGATAGCAAGCCacaagggaggaaaaggaggaactggtaaaggtacataaaaatcaactacattgtatattgataaattaaaataataaaaaatttcctAAAAAAAATAGCAAGCCACAGATGTAGGAAGCCCCATGAATCCCAGGCAGGATATGTAAAAAGACATCCACATCTAGACAAATCATAATAAAACTGCAGaacaatgacaaagaaaaaatttaaaagcagccagagaaaaagacaGTTTATCTTCAAGTTATAGTTAGGCTGAAAACTGACTTTAAGGGAAGCCATTTGGTGATAAAATTATAACTTTGtgtgttgaaagaaaataactgccaatcTAAAATTTTATACTTAGCTAAACTATCTTTTAAGAATGAAAGTaaagttatttttagaaaaacaaaaattgaaagagTTCTGCACCAGTAGATTCTTACCAAAGGAAATTCAGGCAAAAGGAAAGAGATCCCAAGTAGAAGTTGGAGATGCAAGAAGTAATGAAGAACAATAATAACACGAAGTGGTAAATACAGGGTTAAATCTACAAGAACAGTAATTgtatacaaaaaaatattaatagtatcTTGTAGGGTTAAATACATGACTACAATAACATAATATAATGCATTTAAAGTGTTTTAAGGGTTATGTTTTATCTGGTAAGAGGGAAAAGATATTGCTTTATTTTAGACTTTGATAATTTAGTATGCATGCCATGAGTTTTTAAGGTAATCACTAAAAGAAGAGGAACAAACTAGTggagggaaaaatagaatgataaaaaaattacCAATAATTTTGTATGAAAGGGAaatgcaagaaaggagaaaaagagaaacctaGAACAGGGGAAACAAATagaaagtacaaaagaaaatagTGGAATGAACTCAAATGTATtagaaattacattaaatgtacatGGACTAAAATGAACcagtaaaatgcaaatattgtCAGACTGGATAAATTTATCTATTTGCTGTTTATGagacatatataaaacataaggatataatatgttaaaaataaaaagatggaaaatgctGGATATGCAAATACTAAGCAAAAGGAAACTGGTGTAGCAATATTAACATTaagcaaaataaactttaaggGATAAAGCATTACTAGTAATCACATCACAAAAATACAAGTTTCAATCCACAAGGAAGATATAACAAAATTATTATGCACATAATAATatagcctcaaaatatataaagcaaacattgacagaacACAGGAGATACAGTCAAATACACAATCATAGTGAAGATCTTAACACACTTCTCTCAGTACTTGATAGAATAAGCATCTAAAAATGTCAGTAATAATATAGATGATTTGAACATGATTAGCAATAACCTAATGGACATATTTAGAAATCTGTTCCCAACAACTGTAGAATATACACCAGGAACATTTATAAACATTGTCCATATGTTGGGCCATAAAGTAAGTTTTAACATATTCCAAAGGTTTGAAATCATACACAGTATCTTCTATAACCACAATAAAATTAGGCTATAAGTCAATAACAAAAGCATTACTAGAATATGTTAGGAAGTAAGGTACATACTTTTAAGTAACTCATGAGTCAAAGGAGAAATCCTAATCtaaattagaagatttaaaaaaaaatttgatgatgaaaaaataggaaaaaaagcagTAAACCAAATCAAGCAATAAAGGAAGGATAATACAAGTTAGATTTATCTGGGATttcaaggttggtttaacattgaAAAATTAATGTGATTTACCACACTAccaatttttatttgtgaaatgcTGTAAGTTTCTCTCCAAGATgagaagacaaggatgtctactaTCACTGTCCCTATCTGTCTGATATTATACAGAAGATCTAGCAAGTGCAGTaaagcaatgaaaagaaacaaaatatgtaagaattattttataattgcttTAATTGCAGATGATCTAATGTATACATTGAAAATCCAGAAGATTTAGagataaattatgaaaattaacaaGATAATTTAGCAAGTTGCTAAAATCAATACATATGGACCAATCGTATTCCTACATATATCAGCAACagacacaaaatgaaataaaaaaaaaataccagttgTAACAgcaccaaaaatatgaaatagctAAGAAATATCtaacaaaaagttttaaagagCTTTAACAAATAGTTATAAAATCTTATTGAGAGATCTTAGAAAAGACTTAAAAGAAGAGATATTATATTGAAGGATTAGAGGAcataatattgtaaaaatgtcatttcttctcagattaatttatggattcagtgcaatcccaatcaaaatctcaacaggtgtatgagtgtgtgtgtgtgtgtgtgtgtgtgtgtgtgtgtgtgtgtgtgtgtgtgtgtgtaatttaatAAGC includes:
- the GSDMB gene encoding LOW QUALITY PROTEIN: gasdermin-B (The sequence of the model RefSeq protein was modified relative to this genomic sequence to represent the inferred CDS: inserted 6 bases in 3 codons; substituted 6 bases at 6 genomic stop codons): MPSVFEEIMXVEVXEMDAGGAMIAVKSPAAVRFLHFCLMKEKRSFLRCHYYRTDLTLKDMLEREEGEELFDELDSRLQRQXKAEFLVLDNVDSKGKLIVKLPKEITIAGSFQGSHKXKIKILEKWICQQYLDTFENRKLKRKLLLSFQSIHTMKEDLNLVTXTLEIAKVETLKTEWQYKFWSQIYQGHLSHERKVSKVLISSKLQTEDPAGPLLSSLVNAAGILADMXTEAILDLLDALINLSEEQQLVAEALEKGTLPLLKDXVESILEQNWGTXASNPYDMDCDPEAXMLYAFYVAVTILLQLGEEPTPVSS